GCTAGTGCTGAATCACTACCAGAAAGCATGACCCTTGGATTTTCTCTCCTCAGCATGTATGGCAAAACTTTGAAAGCGATTGCAAATCCAGTTTGGTTCTTCTGAATGTCATTGTCGCAAAAAGTGTCCATCAATTACAGGAACAGGATACGCACACCTATCTGTAACCAATATGTTTCGATCAGTGATGTCAGAAATATGAGAAGCCTTCTGTTTTAGGAGTTTATTTTATTGTCTACCTGCTTCACTTTCTGTTCTGGTGTTTTTAGCAAACAATTGCTGATTTACAGTTTCACACGATGTGTTCTCATTTGGCAGGACCCATCCTCCTTGAGGATTATCATCTAATTGAAAAGCTTGCTCAGTTCGACAGGGAACGTATCCCTGAACGTGTTGTGCATGCACGAGGAGCCAGTGCCAAGGGTTTCTTTGAGGTCACTCATGATGTCTCTCACCTTACATGTGCTGATTTTCTCCGGGCTCCTGGCGTCCAGACACCTGTTATTGTCCGGTTCTCTACAGTTGTGCATGAGCGTGGAAGCCCTGAGACCTTGAGGGATCCACGTGGTTTTGCTGTCAAGTTCTACACCAGAGAGGTACTGAGGATAAATTTTAACTCGTCTCCTAGGGGAAATAGATATACATCTTAACTGTTATATCTTTTGTTATGTcttaaaaagaagaaacattCTTTTTTAGAACTGTTGTGAGTTATATGACACATCTTGGCAAGTATTATTCTGTCAATGTATGATGTATGCATTCATCAAAGAATGTAATATCAAACGTTTAGCTGATTTCAACTATTGCTTAGTAACTTGATGTGTACTTTAGCCCTGTAGATGATGCCCTTGGCATGAGCTGTTATTCAGATGAAATGATAGCTCTAGGTTCTTTTACTCATTGGAATGACTGCatctttcatttttttttcttagtTGAAAGCTACCTCTTCCTCCTGTTTTAGTTGACCTTTTACCTTGCCATGATGAACTTCCTTTATGAAATTAAATTCTATTTTTTGAGTTCTTATGAAATTAAAttctttttatgaaattaaattcTGATTACCTATTTATGTCACAGATATAAGTGTCTTTTGCTTAAAAAAACAATACTCTGTGGCTCCATAATGTGCACATCGATAATCACAGATTCTCTCAGCAGAAATAATATAGTCAAAGATATTTCATAACTGAATCCATCTCTGTCCAGTTTAGATTGCTGCGCTGTTTGTTTACTTTTTTTACAATTGTTGATGCCTTATAGTGACCCCATTTTTAGAACACTTTATATTGACGTTTTTATATCCAAAGGGATAGTATCTTATGATTTTCTCCATGCCTTTTTCAGGGTAACTTTGACCTTGTGGGTAACAACATGCCTGTGTTTTTCATACGAGATGGGATGAAATTCCCTGATATGGTCCATGCTTTCAagccaaacccaaagaccaaTTTGCAGGAGAACTGGAGAATAGTAGATTTCTTCTCTCACCACCCAGAGAGCCTACACATGTTCACCTTCCTCTTCGATGATGTTGGCATCCCACTCAACTACAGGCACATGGAGGGCTTTGGTGTCAATACCTACACCTTGATCAACAGGGATGGAAAGCCTCACCTTGTGAAATTCCATTGGAAGCCTACTTGTGGCGTGAAATGCTTGCTTGATGATGAAGCTGTGACTGTTGGAGGCACTTGCCACAGCCATGCGACGAAGGATCTATATGATTCCATTGCAGCTGGGAATTATCCTGAATGGAAGCTCTACATCCAGACTATTGATCTTGAGCATGAGGATAAGTTCGATTTTGACCCGCTCGATGTCACCAAGACCTGGCCTGAGGATATCATCCCGCTGCAACCTGTTGGACGGATGGTCCTGAACAAGAACATTGATAACTTCTTTGCAGAGAATGAACAAATTGCTTTCTGCCCAGCGATTATTGTCCCTGGAATCCACTATTCTGATGATAAGCTGCTCCAGACGAGAATCTTCTCCTATGCTGATACCCAGAGGCACCGCCTTGGTCCAAACTATCTGATGCTTCCTGTGAATGCACCAAAATGTGCCCACCACAACAACCACCATGAAGGGTTCATGAACTTCATGCACAGGGATGAAGAGGTACTATGTTCTTTGGAGTTCTTTTCTCCTTTTGCATGCAAGTGTGTTAGGATGCATCTTACCTATTGACATAAGTAACATGTGGGAGTTCCCTAGCACTTATATCTATTTTCTCTGCTTCTTTAGGTGAACTACTTCCCTTCAAGGTTTGATCCTGCCCGTCATGCTGAGAAGGTCCCTATTCCTACCCGTGTTCTAACAGGCTGCCGCGAGAAGGTGTGTATCGTAGTATGTTTAAATTCTAACAGTGCCTTTATGATACAATATTATACTATGGTGGGCTTGTGGCTACATCATTGTTCAATATAATGGTGAAGGTGAATCGCTGTTAGAATTCTTCTTCTGAGAATCTAACTTGTGCTGTTGAATCTGCAGTGCATCATCCAGAAGGAGAATAACTTCAAGCAGGCTGGCGAGAGATATCGATCCTTTGACCCTGCCAGGTTTGCCCCTACACCTCAGGATGATTGGTTTAGAGGTATAGAAAGACATTAAGCTGCTGTTTGCCTAATTCAAGTGTTTTGGTATCTGATGACAGGCAAGACCGGTTCATCCAGCGATGGGTTGACGCACTGTCAGACCCTCGCGTTACCCATGAACACCATACCATTTGGATCTCCTACTGGTCTCAGGTATTCATTTTGTTGTTATTTGTTTTTGGTAAAATGCTTAGTGGCCACTTGGGCGATTGCTAACCATGTAGACATTCGTATGTTTTATCTTGGTACTGAAACCATATTACCTGTGCGCTGCAGTGTGACGCCTCTCTTGGCCAGAAGCTGGCTTCTAGGCTGAACCTGAAGCCAAACATGTAAGATTGACAAGGAAGAAAGCAGGCGCCGGTGTCCGAGGATGCAATCATGCAACACAACATGGATCATGTGATGTTGAGAATGGCTGTTACGCCTATATAATCGAATAAACAGGGATGTGCGCGTCGTAGTATGCTGATGATCAGTGGTGGTTATATATACTGGAACTTTTGGTGTACACTCATCTTTTCTGGAAAGACGTAATAAAAAAGAAGAATGTGTCAATGTGGTGGGCAACGGTAGCAAATGATGTTATGGTTGTAGTTTAAGGTGGCGTTGTTTTTGTCGCCTATAATATAAAACCCTGCTGTGTATAACAAACAGTGATGAGTTGTGGCGGTATGTTTTTGACAGTTTATTTACTAGCAAGTGCATCTCTGATTGATCACGTTCGCCTAGAACCAAAGAATGTGAAGGAACAGTCGGTTCTAGTGTTGTGGTTGAAAGCACGAACAGAAGTAGCAAGGATCATCCCCATCAAGGGTCTCTCCCTTTGAACAGAATTCAGAAAGGCACAGGCAGATGAGAAGCAGCAAGGAGCCCATATAAAGCGTCTCTTGGAAGGCAGAATTTTATAAGAATCATATAGGAATTTTACTGGAAGTTTGTTTAATTTGACAGGATTTTATAagagtcataatcatgtaagaaTTTTATTGAAATTAGTTTAGGAAAAAAAAATCCCAAATTCCAAAGAGGCCTGTATCAGTCTGGAAACAAAGTGGCGCGTACATTACAtggactcttttttttttttttttgatcggTACATTACATGGACTCAGCATGGCTTTCAGGAGTTGCCTCACCGTCACCACAGCATTATATATGCACACTTATTCCGCTGCCACACTGCCGCTAGCAGCACAACCCGCAACAGAAAAACAGGCGGCCTGCAATCGTCTAGCGGGCCGGGATAAGTGGGCTTACGGGCAGGCCCGCGTCCCTTGCAAGTTGCAACTTGCAACCATACTCTGCCTTGTCTTCGGCACCGCGTGCGCACAACTCCCCACCCACCGACGACTGGGCCgaccgtctccgccgccgccgccctacttcggcaccttcgccggcgacgagcaccaccaGTAACGCCCTTCCCTTCCTGCTGGGCGAAGCCGTGCGCCCAAACCTTAACGTAGCAGGACGCTCAGCACgagctggagatggagatggaggtggCCAAGTATTCGCGGGGGCAGGGTGCTGACTTGAAGGTAATCCCCATTATTGTGCTCTTGCAAACAAGCTGCAAGTGTTAATCATTCTATTCTACTTTAGGATGAATATGATGCTGGCCAGCTATGCTATTGTTCTTGAGACTGCACATTGACTAGTTTGATTTTGGAATGGCTTTGTAGGCGCTGCGGGACAAGAAGTTGAAAGGGCAGCTCAGTGTGAAAGAGAAGCTATATGGCCAATCTGCAAAAGCGGCtgcaaaggcagaaaaggtcacCTCTCTTTCCATTGCATTGTTGTGGATTTAGATTGCAAAATATGCAATTGGTGTCTCACTAGAAACCTTAGGTGTAACTGTGAACATTATGCGGGTGGAACAAGAGAATCTGATATTAAAAACCTGTGATTGGTTATTGTATATGTATGCTATTGTACCCCACAATTGATGTTTAGCTGTTTTCTTCAAGGGAATCCAGTTTGGATGAACTGACGAAGTGAGTATTCACACATACAGGGCTAGCATTTAGCATTATATGAGTCTCTGAAAGCCTGAAACATTACTGGCAAAAAAGACAAAGCCTCAGGAAGATCTGTATGTAGGTTTTTGTTGGGGTACATATTGGCTTGCTAAAAGTACTATTGCTGAGATGAAAAGACTTGCTTTTGAGCAGAGCTTTGTTATTTTAGATCAGCTTCTAGGTCTTCCTCTGAGCAGAACTTGGACATCAACGCGGTCTCTAATATAACACTTTGACTAGCAATATCTATAAAAGTATATTATCTTAAACAGAGATATACGTTATGAAAGTAGTATTCCTAATAAAGCTAGTAATACCAATCTAGTCATGTCAATCTATTTAAATattttactccctccgttcccagGGACGGACCTACAGGGTATGCAGGGTGGGCCACCGCATACCCTAGGGTCCGCCAGTCATAGAGTTAGGTAGAAATTTTCaatgtaaaaaaaaaattgcataagaaatttttttggtttatcgaattgtataagaattttttttgctgcgcatacccagaggtaaaaacctaggtccgtcactgtccgttccaaattacaagacgttttggcttttctagatacatttctTTTACTGGTATTTA
The nucleotide sequence above comes from Miscanthus floridulus cultivar M001 chromosome 18, ASM1932011v1, whole genome shotgun sequence. Encoded proteins:
- the LOC136521465 gene encoding catalase isozyme 1-like, with the translated sequence MDPYKHRPSSGSNSSFWTTNSGAPVWNNNSALTVGQRGPILLEDYHLIEKLAQFDRERIPERVVHARGASAKGFFEVTHDVSHLTCADFLRAPGVQTPVIVRFSTVVHERGSPETLRDPRGFAVKFYTREGNFDLVGNNMPVFFIRDGMKFPDMVHAFKPNPKTNLQENWRIVDFFSHHPESLHMFTFLFDDVGIPLNYRHMEGFGVNTYTLINRDGKPHLVKFHWKPTCGVKCLLDDEAVTVGGTCHSHATKDLYDSIAAGNYPEWKLYIQTIDLEHEDKFDFDPLDVTKTWPEDIIPLQPVGRMVLNKNIDNFFAENEQIAFCPAIIVPGIHYSDDKLLQTRIFSYADTQRHRLGPNYLMLPVNAPKCAHHNNHHEGFMNFMHRDEEVNYFPSRFDPARHAEKVPIPTRVLTGCREKCIIQKENNFKQAGERYRSFDPARQDRFIQRWVDALSDPRVTHEHHTIWISYWSQCDASLGQKLASRLNLKPNM